From Corallococcus caeni:
CATGGTGGACGACGCGCTCGCCCGCCTGGGCCGGTCCCGCGAGGTGCGGGTGGCGGTGCCGCACTTCTTCCTGGCCCTCTTCATGGTGGCGCAGACGGACCTGCTGCTCATCGCTCCGGAACGCATGTCGCTCCTGATGGCGCCCGCGTTCCGCTTGAAGCTGCTGCGTCCTCCCCTGGAGCTCGCGAACTTCACCGTGAGCCAGCTCTGGCACGAGCGCATGCAGCACGACCCCGCGCATGCGTGGCTGCGCAAGGCCATCGCGGACGCAAGCCGTCAGCCCGCGTCCACGACGCCCCCCGGAACCATGGCTCCGTCTCCCGTCGGCCCCTCGCTGGAGAAACGCGGACCCCGGCCCCTCAGGCTCCCGAGACAACCCGCCTGACGGGCTCGAAGCGCTGGGGGGCGAGATGGGCTGGCCGTTGAGGATGTTCCACGGGCATTGTGCACTGCCCCCAATGTTCCCCTCCAGTGGGGATGAGAACGGGACGAGGCGGGACGAGACGGGACGGAGCGGGGGAACGATCCGGTGTGAGCTCAAGGCGTTGGCCGGTAACAGCGCGACCTGCTTGGGGTTTGCTTCCGTCTTGATGCGGGTTCGATTCCCGCCGCCTTCACAATCAGAAGCCCAGCAACCTCACCGGGTTGCTGGGCTTTTCTCTGGCCGCGTGACCGCATGTGAGCTCATCCACCAGGAACTCCGGCGCAACGGCGTCGTTCTCCCCCGGCGCGTGCAGCGGCTCCAAGAACTCCTGATGCGTCATGCCGAGGTCGGGTGCTGACAAGCGGCGGGCTTCCCAGACTCGGGGAGGGGCTTGACCCTGGCGGGCCCGCAGGGCCCGGCCTATGCCTCCGCGAGCGCCCGGCGATGGATGGCCACCCAGAAGTCCGCCGCCTGGCGCGCGCCGTCCAGCAGGGGCTCGGGGCCGTGCGCACCGAGCGACTCGCAGAGCGCCTGGGCCCGCGCGCCGTGCTCCACGTCCACATCCAGGTGCACGAGCAGGAAGCGCGCCCGCGTCCTGTCCAGGCCGAGCCGCCCCAACCCCTGGCGTGTGTCGCCTCCGAGGTGTCTCGCCACGCCCTCCAGCACGTACAGCGCGCCGAGGAACGAGAGCTGGCGCTCCGCCGGGATGCCTTCCCAGAAGGCGTGGAACGCGGAGACCTCGCGGGGCGTGGCGTCCGACGGCGTGCGCCCGAAGGCCGCGAGGTCCGCCTTCGCGAGCTGGTAGTGGGACTGCTCCTCCGCCGCGAGCTCCGCGAAGAAGGCCTTCAGCTCGGGGAGCGTGGCGCGCTCGGCCGCGAGCCGCAGCCGGTCTCCACTGCGCAGCGTGTAGTGGTACATCATGTCCAGGAAGGCCACGTACCGCTCGGGCGTCACGGCCGGCAGCCAACCCGCGACCTGCCGGGCCATGCCCACGGTGAGCGCCTCCAGCTGCTCCCGCATCGACGCCATCTTCAGTCCCTCCCGGTTGAAATCAGTCCGCCCAGGGTGCGCCGCGCGTGCGCGAGGTGCGGCGCCGCGCGCTCCAGGCTCAGCTCGTCCACCGCCACGACCCCCGCGTCCAGGAAGCCCTCGCCGCCCAGGCCCCGCCCGCACGCCGTGGGCACCGCGCGCACGTCCATGGGGCGCAGGGAGCCCCCCGCGTCCCGCGCGAGCGCGAGCTTCAGCACCGCGCCCGTCTGGCACGCCCGCGTGGGCATGATGCTCAGGAAGTTGCCGAGCGAGTACGCGATGAGCCCCACTCGCGGCGGCCCCCCCCGGCGCACCTGCGCGGGGCACGTGGGGTCCCCGCCGTCGATGGAGACCAGCTCCACGGGCTGCAGCACGTGCGGCGAGGAGCCCAGGAGGATGTCCGCCCCGCGCTCGATGAGGCGGTAGGCGTGCTCGCGCTGGAGGGACTCGGGCCAGTACTCGTACTCGAAGCCCCAGTGCGGCATGAGCACCACGAGGTCCGGCCCCACCGCGCGCGCCGCGTCGATGAGGGCGCCCAGCCGCTCCCAGTCGGGAGTATGCAGCGGGTTGCCCAGGCGCGTCACCGGCACGCCCTCGGGCGGCGCCCCCGCGAGGTGGTTGATGTCATACGTCACCGCGGCCATGCCCAGGCGCACCCCGGCCACATCCAGGACCGCCACCGCGTCCTCCGCCCGGGGGCCTCCGACGCAGCGGTGCTCCGGGCGGGCCAGCACGCTCTGGCGCGTGCGCTCCAGCCCTTCCGCGCCCTGGTCCAGCGCGTGGTTGTTGCACAGCGAGAACACGCGGTGGCGCGCGGTGCCCTCCCACGCGTCCAGGTAGCCCGGCGGCGCGTTGTAGTGGAGCGTCTCGTAGACGCG
This genomic window contains:
- a CDS encoding iron-containing redox enzyme family protein — translated: MASMREQLEALTVGMARQVAGWLPAVTPERYVAFLDMMYHYTLRSGDRLRLAAERATLPELKAFFAELAAEEQSHYQLAKADLAAFGRTPSDATPREVSAFHAFWEGIPAERQLSFLGALYVLEGVARHLGGDTRQGLGRLGLDRTRARFLLVHLDVDVEHGARAQALCESLGAHGPEPLLDGARQAADFWVAIHRRALAEA
- a CDS encoding CapA family protein, whose amino-acid sequence is MNALRQLYADLRYEDGRWPLSRWDLNLRYIAKSLLHVPEPRRTGDAEHFARVARHLASGSWKPDAPAALNLCAVGDVMWIRSGFSEALSPGVRALMADADVAFANLETPVDPARPVPRRVYETLHYNAPPGYLDAWEGTARHRVFSLCNNHALDQGAEGLERTRQSVLARPEHRCVGGPRAEDAVAVLDVAGVRLGMAAVTYDINHLAGAPPEGVPVTRLGNPLHTPDWERLGALIDAARAVGPDLVVLMPHWGFEYEYWPESLQREHAYRLIERGADILLGSSPHVLQPVELVSIDGGDPTCPAQVRRGGPPRVGLIAYSLGNFLSIMPTRACQTGAVLKLALARDAGGSLRPMDVRAVPTACGRGLGGEGFLDAGVVAVDELSLERAAPHLAHARRTLGGLISTGRD